The following are from one region of the Nostoc cf. commune SO-36 genome:
- a CDS encoding response regulator transcription factor, which produces MRILLVEDDLEQLEPLQGILSEAGYIVDAAEDGEIAQWLISQKDYDLLIVDWMLPTINGLSLCRQYRLSGKNAPVLMLTAKDTTADKVMGLDAGADDYLVKPADLVELLARVRALGRRVPNWQGYSLRIADLQFHLAELSVERSQVKVELSPREGQLLEYLMRHPNQVLTRNQIEDALWEYGMEPESNALTVLIRKLRQRLQLLGAGDWIRTVYGMGYRLNPQE; this is translated from the coding sequence ATGCGGATTTTACTAGTAGAAGACGATTTGGAACAGTTAGAACCATTACAAGGTATTCTGTCCGAGGCAGGATATATTGTAGATGCTGCGGAAGATGGGGAAATTGCACAATGGCTGATTTCACAAAAAGATTACGATCTATTGATTGTCGATTGGATGTTACCAACAATTAATGGGTTATCTCTGTGTCGTCAGTATCGTCTCTCTGGTAAAAATGCACCAGTATTGATGTTAACTGCTAAAGACACCACAGCCGACAAAGTTATGGGTTTAGATGCAGGAGCAGATGATTACCTAGTTAAACCTGCTGACTTGGTAGAACTCTTAGCACGAGTCCGTGCTTTGGGACGAAGAGTCCCTAATTGGCAGGGGTATAGTTTACGTATAGCAGATTTACAATTTCATTTAGCTGAATTAAGTGTAGAACGGAGTCAGGTAAAAGTAGAATTATCTCCACGTGAAGGACAGTTACTAGAATACCTGATGCGTCATCCCAATCAGGTTTTAACTCGCAACCAGATTGAAGACGCTTTGTGGGAGTACGGTATGGAACCAGAAAGCAATGCCTTAACTGTGCTAATACGCAAGTTGCGGCAGCGCTTGCAACTATTGGGTGCAGGAGACTGGATTAGAACAGTTTATGGTATGGGTTATCGCTTAAATCCACAAGAATAA
- the fghA gene encoding S-formylglutathione hydrolase: MSNLNLISEYKSFGGKLGFYSHHSSTCNGEMRFAIYQPPQATQKPVPILYFLSGLTCTEENFMAKAGGVQRLAAEYGLILVAPDTSPRNTGIAGEDDDWDFGSGAGFYVDATEQPWRKNYQMYSYVVQELPALITANFPTQPDKQGIFGHSMGGHGALVCALRNPELYQSVSAFAPITAPMRCPWGQKAFNGYLGSNQESWRDYDASELVKKLGYHSSILIDQGTADKFLAEQQLMPEVFEQACADVNQPLNLRYQEGYDHSYYFISTFIEDHIRHHALA, from the coding sequence ATGTCTAACCTCAACCTCATTTCCGAATACAAAAGCTTTGGTGGCAAACTCGGCTTTTATAGTCATCACTCCTCCACCTGTAACGGTGAAATGCGTTTTGCTATCTATCAACCGCCACAAGCAACTCAAAAACCTGTACCAATTCTCTATTTCCTCTCTGGGTTAACTTGCACCGAAGAAAATTTTATGGCAAAAGCGGGAGGAGTGCAGCGCTTGGCGGCTGAGTACGGTTTGATATTGGTTGCACCAGATACGAGTCCGCGTAATACTGGGATTGCAGGTGAGGATGATGATTGGGACTTTGGCAGTGGTGCTGGCTTTTATGTTGATGCTACAGAGCAACCGTGGCGTAAAAACTACCAAATGTATAGTTATGTCGTTCAGGAATTACCTGCTTTAATTACTGCAAACTTCCCAACCCAACCGGATAAACAAGGTATTTTCGGTCATTCAATGGGCGGACATGGGGCGCTAGTTTGTGCCTTGAGAAACCCAGAACTCTACCAATCAGTATCAGCTTTTGCACCTATCACTGCACCTATGCGTTGTCCTTGGGGTCAAAAGGCTTTCAATGGTTATCTTGGCAGTAATCAAGAAAGTTGGCGTGATTATGATGCTAGTGAATTAGTCAAAAAATTAGGATATCACAGTTCTATCCTCATTGACCAAGGAACTGCTGATAAATTTTTAGCTGAACAACAATTAATGCCTGAAGTGTTTGAGCAAGCTTGTGCAGATGTTAATCAGCCGCTAAACTTGCGTTACCAAGAAGGCTATGACCACAGTTATTATTTCATCTCTACTTTTATTGAAGATCATATTCGTCACCATGCGTTAGCGTAG
- a CDS encoding sensor histidine kinase, which yields MFNRSRRNLATWFTLTMGSILIMFAAGVYYWEVIDKLEELDRLLYKKTSLMAANVKSEMHNGQRQLNLEYVPFLGSMVQPLLDSQLVYASWYNEQKQLVQFFGTIPSDRLLISGGFDTIKTDSKVWLRQVTLPVYQNGLLIGYLQAAMPMTTTESALAEFRMVLAISAPITLAVIALTGWWLGGLAMQPIRHSYDHLQRFTADASHELRSPLTAIISNAQYGFLSKSTDLEMQRQRFQKIFEIAKSMSILVNNLLFLARYQGKLPTESLQVIDLNNLLVQITDDYATQPDAQHLGLVCKLPNNNITVLGDADLLRQIIINLLNNACKYTPNGGQVKLQLFTQSHWAVIQVIDNGIGIPEADLPYIFERFYRVDKKRSRQTGGFGLGLAIAQQIVQSHGGKITIKSIFKEGTTLQIYLPLK from the coding sequence ATGTTTAATCGCAGCCGTCGCAATCTCGCAACTTGGTTCACGCTAACAATGGGCAGTATTTTAATTATGTTTGCGGCGGGAGTTTACTATTGGGAAGTGATAGATAAGTTGGAGGAACTAGATCGATTACTTTATAAAAAAACAAGTTTGATGGCAGCTAATGTTAAGTCGGAGATGCATAATGGTCAGCGACAGTTAAACTTAGAATATGTACCATTTTTGGGAAGTATGGTGCAACCATTGCTGGATAGTCAACTAGTGTATGCAAGTTGGTACAATGAGCAAAAGCAACTGGTACAATTTTTTGGTACGATTCCTAGCGATCGCCTTTTAATCTCAGGTGGGTTTGATACGATCAAAACTGATAGCAAAGTCTGGCTACGTCAGGTAACGTTGCCTGTTTACCAAAATGGTTTATTAATTGGTTATTTACAAGCAGCGATGCCAATGACGACTACTGAAAGCGCTTTAGCTGAATTCCGTATGGTTTTGGCTATCTCAGCGCCGATTACTCTAGCTGTGATTGCTCTCACAGGTTGGTGGTTGGGAGGACTGGCAATGCAACCAATTCGCCACAGCTACGATCATCTGCAAAGGTTTACAGCTGATGCTTCCCACGAATTGCGATCGCCTCTGACAGCTATTATTAGTAATGCTCAGTATGGCTTTTTATCTAAATCTACTGATCTGGAGATGCAACGTCAGCGTTTCCAAAAGATTTTTGAGATCGCTAAGTCAATGAGCATTCTAGTAAATAATCTGCTTTTTCTGGCACGTTATCAAGGTAAATTACCGACTGAATCATTACAAGTAATTGACTTAAATAATTTACTTGTGCAGATAACAGATGATTATGCCACTCAACCAGATGCACAACATCTTGGTTTAGTTTGTAAACTACCAAATAATAATATAACTGTGCTTGGCGATGCCGACTTGCTCCGTCAAATAATTATAAATTTACTTAATAATGCTTGTAAATATACTCCTAATGGTGGTCAAGTTAAATTGCAATTATTTACCCAATCACATTGGGCTGTAATTCAAGTTATAGATAATGGTATTGGTATTCCTGAAGCTGATTTGCCATACATTTTTGAACGATTTTATCGAGTGGATAAAAAGCGCTCTCGTCAAACCGGAGGATTTGGTTTGGGGTTAGCTATTGCCCAACAAATAGTTCAATCTCATGGTGGTAAAATTACTATTAAGAGTATATTCAAGGAAGGTACAACTTTACAAATTTATTTGCCTCTAAAGTAA